From Staphylococcus sp. M0911, a single genomic window includes:
- the cas9 gene encoding type II CRISPR RNA-guided endonuclease Cas9 (Cas9, originally named Csn1, is the large, multifunctional signature protein of type II CRISPR/Cas systems. It is well known even to general audiences because its RNA-guided endonuclease activity has made it a popular tool for custom editing of eukaryotic genomes.) produces MKEKYILGLDLGITSVGYGIINFETKKIIDAGVRLFPEANIDNNEGRRSKRGSRRLKRRRIHRLDRVKSLLTEYNLINREQIPTSNNPYQIRVKGLSEILSKDELAIALLHLAKRRGIHNINVSSEDEDASNELSTKEQINRNNKLLKNKYVCEVQLQRLKEGQIRGEKNRFKTTDILKEIDQLLKVQKDYHNLDIDFINQYKEIVETRREYFEGPGQGSPFGWNGDLKKWYEMLMGYCTYFPQELRSVKYAYSADLFNALNDLNNLIIQRNDSEKLEYHEKYHIIENVFKQKKKPTLKQIAKEIGVNPEDIKGYRITKSGTPQFTEFKLYHDLKSIVFDKSILENEAILDQIVEILTIYQDEESIKEELNKLPEILNEQDKAEIAKLTGYNGTHRLSLKCIHLINEELWQTSRNQMEIFNYLNIKPNKVDLSEQNKIPKDLVDEFILSPVVKRTFIQSINVINKVIEKYGIPEDIIIELARENNSDDRKKFINNLQKKNEATRKRINEIIGQTGNQNAKRIVEKIRLHDQQEGKCLYSLESIPLMDLLNNPQNYEVDHIIPRSVAFDNSIHNKVLVKQIENSKKGNRTPYQYLNSSDAKLSYNQFKQHILNLSKSKDRISKKKKDYLLEERDINKFEVQKEFINRNLVDTRYATRELTSYLKAYFSANNMDVKVKTINGSFTNHLRKVWRFDKYRNHGYKHHAEDALIIANADFLFKENKKLQNANKILEKPTIENNTKKVTVEKEEDYNNMFETPKLVEDIKQYRDYKFSHRVDKKPNRQLINDTLYSTRMKDEHDYIVQTITDIYGKDNTNLKKQFNKNPEKFLMYQNDPKTFEKLSIIMKQYSDEKNPLAKYYEETGEYLTKYSKKNNGPIVKKIKLLGNKVGNHLDVTKKYENSTKKLVKLSIKNYRFDVYLTEKGYKFVTIAYLNVFKKDNYYYIPKDMYQELKAKKKIKDTDQFIASFYKNDLIKLNGDLYKIIGVNSDDRNIIELDYYDIKYKDYCEINNIKGEPRIKKTIGKKTESIEKLTTDVLGNLYLHSTEKAPQLIFKRGL; encoded by the coding sequence ATGAAAGAAAAATATATTTTGGGTTTAGATTTAGGTATTACATCAGTAGGATATGGAATTATTAATTTTGAAACTAAAAAGATTATAGATGCAGGCGTTAGGCTTTTTCCAGAAGCAAACATAGATAATAATGAAGGTCGTAGAAGTAAAAGAGGATCTAGACGATTAAAAAGGAGAAGAATACATAGATTAGATCGAGTGAAATCATTACTCACAGAATATAACTTAATAAATAGAGAACAAATACCAACATCAAATAATCCTTATCAAATTAGAGTTAAAGGACTAAGTGAAATATTAAGTAAAGATGAACTTGCTATTGCTTTATTACATTTAGCGAAAAGAAGGGGAATTCACAACATTAATGTTAGTAGTGAAGACGAGGATGCCTCCAATGAGTTATCTACAAAGGAACAGATTAATAGAAATAACAAACTATTAAAAAATAAATATGTTTGTGAAGTACAGTTACAAAGATTAAAAGAAGGACAAATAAGGGGAGAAAAAAATAGGTTCAAAACAACAGATATATTAAAGGAAATTGATCAACTCCTTAAAGTACAAAAAGATTACCACAACTTAGATATAGATTTCATTAATCAATATAAAGAAATAGTTGAAACACGTCGAGAGTATTTTGAAGGACCAGGACAAGGTAGTCCTTTTGGATGGAATGGTGATTTGAAGAAATGGTATGAAATGCTAATGGGATACTGCACGTATTTCCCTCAAGAACTACGAAGTGTAAAATATGCATATTCTGCTGATTTATTTAACGCATTAAATGATTTGAATAATCTCATAATACAAAGAAATGATTCTGAAAAATTAGAATATCATGAAAAATATCATATTATTGAAAATGTATTTAAACAAAAGAAAAAGCCAACTTTAAAACAAATTGCTAAAGAAATAGGGGTAAATCCAGAAGATATTAAAGGATATAGAATAACAAAATCTGGGACGCCACAATTTACAGAATTTAAATTATATCATGATTTGAAGTCAATTGTGTTTGATAAAAGTATTTTAGAAAATGAAGCCATTTTAGACCAAATTGTTGAAATATTAACAATTTATCAAGATGAAGAGAGCATAAAAGAAGAGCTAAACAAACTACCAGAAATCTTAAATGAACAAGATAAAGCTGAAATAGCAAAACTAACAGGATATAACGGAACACATCGTTTGTCATTAAAATGTATTCATTTAATTAATGAAGAATTATGGCAAACATCTAGAAACCAGATGGAAATCTTTAATTATTTGAACATTAAACCGAACAAAGTTGACTTATCCGAACAAAATAAAATACCAAAAGATTTGGTGGACGAATTTATTTTATCTCCTGTAGTTAAGAGGACTTTTATTCAATCAATCAATGTTATCAATAAAGTGATTGAAAAATACGGTATACCTGAAGATATCATTATAGAATTAGCTCGAGAAAATAATAGTGATGATAGAAAAAAATTTATTAATAACTTACAAAAGAAAAACGAAGCAACTCGTAAGAGAATAAATGAAATAATCGGCCAAACTGGTAATCAAAATGCCAAAAGAATTGTAGAGAAGATAAGATTACATGATCAACAAGAAGGTAAATGTTTGTATTCATTAGAAAGTATACCTTTAATGGATCTGTTAAATAATCCTCAAAATTATGAAGTTGATCATATTATTCCTCGTTCTGTAGCATTTGATAACTCAATTCATAATAAAGTATTAGTTAAACAAATAGAAAATAGTAAAAAAGGTAATAGAACACCATACCAATACCTTAATTCTAGTGATGCAAAGTTATCATACAATCAATTTAAACAACATATCTTAAATTTAAGTAAATCGAAAGATAGAATTTCTAAGAAAAAGAAAGACTATTTATTGGAAGAACGCGATATTAATAAATTCGAAGTACAAAAGGAATTTATCAATCGAAATTTAGTTGACACAAGATATGCAACTAGAGAACTTACTAGCTATCTAAAAGCATATTTTAGTGCTAATAATATGGATGTAAAAGTTAAAACAATAAATGGAAGCTTTACTAATCATTTACGAAAAGTATGGCGATTTGATAAATATAGAAATCATGGTTACAAACATCATGCTGAAGACGCTTTAATAATCGCGAATGCAGATTTTTTATTTAAAGAAAATAAAAAATTACAAAATGCAAATAAAATTTTAGAAAAACCAACAATTGAAAATAATACTAAAAAAGTAACAGTTGAAAAAGAAGAAGATTATAACAACATGTTTGAGACACCTAAGCTTGTTGAAGACATTAAACAATACAGAGATTATAAATTTTCTCATAGAGTAGATAAGAAACCGAATAGACAACTTATTAATGACACTTTATATTCTACAAGAATGAAAGATGAACATGATTATATTGTTCAAACTATTACTGATATTTATGGGAAAGATAATACTAATCTAAAAAAGCAGTTTAATAAAAATCCAGAAAAATTTTTAATGTACCAAAATGATCCAAAAACTTTTGAAAAATTATCAATTATAATGAAACAGTATTCTGATGAAAAAAACCCGCTAGCTAAGTATTATGAAGAGACCGGAGAATATTTAACAAAGTATAGTAAAAAAAATAATGGTCCAATTGTTAAAAAGATAAAGCTTTTAGGAAATAAAGTAGGGAATCATTTAGATGTAACAAAAAAATACGAAAATTCTACAAAAAAATTAGTGAAATTATCAATTAAAAATTATAGGTTTGATGTCTATTTAACTGAAAAAGGATATAAATTCGTAACAATTGCTTATTTAAATGTATTTAAGAAAGATAACTATTATTATATCCCTAAAGATATGTATCAAGAGTTAAAAGCAAAGAAAAAAATTAAAGATACAGATCAATTTATTGCTAGTTTTTATAAGAATGATTTGATTAAACTAAATGGCGATTTGTACAAAATTATTGGTGTGAATAGTGATGACAGAAATATCATTGAATTAGATTATTACGATATTAAATATAAAGATTACTGTGAGATAAATAATATTAAAGGTGAACCACGTATAAAGAAAACAATTGGTAAAAAGACGGAATCAATTGAAAAATTAACAACAGATGTTTTAGGTAATTTGTATTTGCATAGTACTGAAAAAGCACCACAATTAATATTTAAACGAGGTCTTTAA